Proteins co-encoded in one Dermacentor albipictus isolate Rhodes 1998 colony unplaced genomic scaffold, USDA_Dalb.pri_finalv2 scaffold_30, whole genome shotgun sequence genomic window:
- the LOC135909868 gene encoding G protein pathway suppressor 2-like encodes MSTERAVKLKKPSEPPSPRECGPRSRSTPPPGGRATVMPAPVEHPKMNPAMWGALKKHIMLQREKKKQEQEADAATERARGERELKRRQVAMKLEEIRDQLQQAQKKLLMLKEEKHQLFAQLRKVLQEEDARKRPLQKKADEMAALSHPYHQQQPHNAAMQQHSAAASSQHLRIQQVNQAHATYQLPQPIPQQPGILHRALLNPQLTPYPRPPWPQATTSSYSQQGRPPQWGFWPQQPYAYTAQFPGSTAYGAPMPMPAYAPGHGPFYCAGTQVRGGLGSSYDAGLR; translated from the coding sequence ATGTCGACCGAACGCGCAGTAAAGCTGAAGAAACCGAGCGAGCCACCATCGCCGCGTGAGTGCGGGCCCCGGTCACGTTCGACCCCGCCCCCAGGTGGCCGTGCGACCGTCATGCCAGCGCCGGTGGAACATCCCAAGATGAACCCGGCCATGTGGGGCGCCCTCAAGAAGCACATCATGCTACAGcgggaaaagaaaaagcaggaacAGGAGGCAGATGCTGCCACGGAGCGAGCGCGAGGCGAGCGTGAACTGAAACGCCGCCAGGTCGCCATGAAGCTAGAGGAGATCCGCGACCAGCTGCAGCAGGCGCAGAAGAAGCTTCTCATGCTCAAGGAGGAGAAGCACCAGCTCTTCGCGCAGCTCAGGAAGGTGCTGCAAGAAGAAGACGCCCGCAAACGGCCTCTTCAGAAGAAGGCCGACGAGATGGCTGCGCTCAGCCACCCGTACCATCAACAGCAGCCGCACAACGCCGCGATGCAGCAGCACTCTGCCGCGGCGAGCTCACAACACCTCCGCATCCAGCAAGTGAACCAGGCGCACGCTACGTACCAGTTGCCGCAACCTATTCCTCAGCAACCTGGCATCTTGCATCGGGCACTGCTCAATCCACAGCTGACTCCGTATCCTCGGCCTCCGTGGCCGCAAGCCACGACATCGTCGTATTCCCAGCAAGGGAGGCCGCCTCAGTGGGGCTTCTGGCCCCAGCAGCCCTACGCGTACACGGCTCAGTTTCCCGGCTCGACGGCGTACGGGGCTCCGATGCCGATGCCGGCGTACGCGCCCGGCCACGGCCCCTTCTACTGTGCGGGAACTCAGGTTCGTGGTGGTCTTGGTAGTAGCTACGACGCTGGCCTACGGTGA